The genomic interval CGACGCTCGTGGAGCTGTCAAAGACCACCGTGCGCGCGACGCCCGGAATGCCAAACGCCAGTGGGTTCGTGCTGATGCGCGGCCTCAGGCCACCGGGCGGCGCGACGTTGCGGCACACGCCATTGTCGTTGACCGCGATGAGCGAGACGAGACCATGCCGTGCGAACCAGTCGCAATAGTATCCCAATCGGCCGATGTGACCGCAGCGCCGCAGCGATCCGCTGCTGACCCCGGCTTGGCGCGCCATGGCCGCGAGCCGTTCGTTGAGCCGCTGCATCTGCACCGGCCCGAAGCCGAGTTGCCCGTCGACGTGCAGGACGGCCGGCGTGGCGGTGAGGACTTGCAAATCGGCACCGGGCACCAGCTCGCCGATGGCAACCTGTTGGGCGTATCCACGCAGGCGGATGACGCCATGCGAATCGTGCCCGCAGAGATTGGCATCGACAAGATGTTCGGCGACGAGGCCGGCTTCGTCAGGACCGAGTCCCAGGGCGGCCAGCAGCTCGGCTGCGAAAACACGGAGAGGCGTAACTTGAATCTGCGGCATGGGGTCGCCAGCAAGGTTGGATTGGAGCGGCGCGCGTCAGCCAATGTGCGCCTGGATGAAACGCCCGACGGCAGCCACGGCGGCTTGGGCCTCG from Pirellulales bacterium carries:
- a CDS encoding Ldh family oxidoreductase; translation: MPQIQVTPLRVFAAELLAALGLGPDEAGLVAEHLVDANLCGHDSHGVIRLRGYAQQVAIGELVPGADLQVLTATPAVLHVDGQLGFGPVQMQRLNERLAAMARQAGVSSGSLRRCGHIGRLGYYCDWFARHGLVSLIAVNDNGVCRNVAPPGGLRPRISTNPLAFGIPGVARTVVFDSSTSVVAHGKILVRRDEGQRCPEGWIQDAQGHPATDPHVLLADPPGTLLPLGGVAAYKGFGLGLMVDLLAAGMSGGFCPPAPAGEVDCNNVLVTVWDPARWGMLEHLAAESERLASWINEPPLRLGVEHVDLPGERSAAIRQQRLEYGIPLADKTWQGLLELAAQHGIEPPLLAKESS